A window of the Rhizobium brockwellii genome harbors these coding sequences:
- a CDS encoding GNAT family N-acetyltransferase, with translation MGKAPASLKAHITRLEMTAPPKASMPVPVNIQTAIMRTPEIPLPFYRYLYRQVGARWQWVDRLRMSDEQLAETLNDKRNNISVLYVNGAPAGFYEYFCEDEDMIELSHFGLIEHALGLGIGKWFLLQALYAIWSLNPKRVTTTTNNLDHPRALQLYQMYGFSPVSTGTGIVRPLSDKELLEIARKS, from the coding sequence ATGGGAAAGGCACCCGCTTCGCTGAAAGCTCACATCACCCGGCTCGAAATGACGGCGCCGCCAAAGGCAAGCATGCCGGTGCCCGTCAATATCCAGACGGCGATCATGCGCACTCCCGAGATCCCATTGCCGTTCTACCGCTATCTCTACCGGCAGGTCGGTGCGCGCTGGCAATGGGTGGACCGGTTGCGCATGAGCGACGAGCAGCTTGCCGAGACGCTGAACGACAAGCGCAACAATATCAGCGTTCTCTATGTGAACGGCGCGCCCGCCGGCTTCTACGAATATTTCTGCGAAGACGAGGATATGATCGAGCTCAGCCATTTCGGCCTGATCGAACATGCGCTCGGTCTCGGCATCGGCAAATGGTTCCTGCTGCAGGCGCTCTATGCCATCTGGTCGCTCAATCCAAAGCGGGTCACCACCACCACCAACAACCTCGACCATCCGCGTGCGCTGCAGCTCTACCAGATGTACGGCTTCTCCCCCGTCTCGACCGGCACCGGCATCGTCCGGCCGCTCAGCGACAAGGAGCTTCTGGAGATTGCGCGGAAAAGCTGA
- a CDS encoding cysteine synthase A — MTFHPSVLEAIGNTPLIKLKGASEATGCTILGKAEFLNPGQSVKDRAALYIIRDAERKGLLRPGGVIVEGTAGNTGIGLTLVAKALGYRTVIVIPETQSQEKKDALKLLGAELVEVPAVAYKNPNNYVKVSGRLAEQLAKTEPNGAIWANQFDNVANRQAHIETTAKEIWKDTDGKVDGFICSVGSGGTLAGVAAGLKAFKSDVKIGIADPDGAALYEFYQNGALKSEGSSITEGIGQGRITANLEGFTPDYAYRIPDAEALPYLFDLVENEGLCLGGSTAINIAGAVNLARDLGPGHTVVTILCDYGNRYQSKLFNPDFLTSKGLPVPGWMAKSPYIRVPYEPV; from the coding sequence ATGACCTTCCACCCCTCCGTCCTCGAAGCCATCGGCAACACGCCCCTGATCAAACTCAAGGGTGCCTCCGAGGCGACCGGCTGCACCATTCTCGGCAAGGCGGAGTTCCTGAACCCCGGCCAGTCGGTGAAGGATCGCGCCGCGCTCTACATCATCCGCGACGCAGAGCGGAAGGGATTGCTTCGTCCGGGCGGCGTCATCGTCGAGGGTACGGCCGGCAATACCGGTATCGGCCTGACGCTGGTCGCCAAGGCGCTTGGTTATCGCACCGTCATCGTCATCCCGGAAACGCAGAGCCAGGAAAAGAAGGACGCGCTGAAGCTGCTCGGCGCCGAACTCGTCGAAGTGCCCGCCGTTGCCTACAAGAACCCGAACAACTACGTGAAGGTATCCGGGCGGCTCGCAGAGCAGCTGGCGAAGACCGAGCCAAACGGGGCGATCTGGGCAAATCAGTTCGACAACGTCGCCAACCGTCAGGCGCATATCGAAACAACGGCAAAAGAAATCTGGAAAGACACCGACGGTAAGGTCGACGGCTTCATCTGCTCGGTCGGCTCCGGCGGCACGCTGGCAGGCGTAGCGGCCGGCCTCAAGGCTTTCAAGTCTGACGTCAAGATCGGCATCGCCGATCCCGATGGCGCCGCTCTCTATGAATTCTACCAGAACGGCGCGCTGAAATCCGAGGGGTCCTCGATCACCGAGGGCATCGGCCAGGGCCGCATCACCGCCAATCTCGAGGGTTTCACGCCTGACTATGCCTATCGGATCCCGGATGCCGAAGCGCTTCCCTATCTCTTCGACCTCGTCGAGAACGAGGGCCTCTGCCTCGGCGGCTCGACAGCGATCAACATTGCCGGCGCGGTCAATCTCGCACGGGATCTCGGACCTGGTCACACGGTGGTGACGATCCTCTGCGATTACGGCAACCGCTATCAGTCAAAACTCTTCAACCCGGATTTCCTGACGTCGAAGGGACTGCCCGTTCCGGGCTGGATGGCCAAGTCGCCCTATATCCGCGTTCCCTACGAGCCCGTGTGA
- a CDS encoding SDR family NAD(P)-dependent oxidoreductase: MRDFIALPEHGIVWISGASSGIGRALALKLAGEGYKVAVTARSHEKLVELQAEANGLSGSIIVLDGDVTDAEDMEHVMASIEYEHGTLAMAILNAGVYLPVHAEDLNRTDFEKSFAVNLSGVINCLLPAIRHMKAKGQGQIAIVSSVTGYGGLPTGAAYGATKAALINMAESLKFDLDKMGIRIQLVCPGFVDTPATRKNAFPMPALVSVEEAAREIAAGLKSQAFEITFPKRFTTMLKLARLLPYGAYFTLVNRVTGWRERPSLAGHHPVTPHAAE, encoded by the coding sequence ATGCGTGACTTCATTGCCCTTCCCGAACATGGAATCGTCTGGATTTCGGGCGCAAGTTCAGGCATCGGCCGGGCGCTTGCACTGAAGCTCGCCGGCGAAGGATACAAGGTCGCCGTCACCGCCAGAAGCCACGAAAAGCTGGTCGAACTGCAAGCCGAGGCCAATGGCCTTTCGGGCAGTATCATTGTGCTCGACGGTGACGTCACCGATGCCGAGGACATGGAGCATGTCATGGCTTCCATCGAATATGAGCACGGCACGCTCGCCATGGCGATCCTCAATGCCGGCGTCTACCTGCCTGTTCATGCCGAGGATCTGAACCGCACCGATTTCGAGAAGAGCTTTGCCGTCAACCTCTCCGGCGTCATCAACTGCCTGCTGCCGGCGATCCGCCATATGAAGGCGAAAGGGCAGGGACAGATCGCCATCGTCTCCTCCGTCACCGGCTATGGTGGCCTGCCGACGGGGGCTGCCTATGGCGCCACCAAGGCAGCGCTGATCAATATGGCCGAAAGCCTGAAATTCGATCTCGACAAGATGGGCATCCGCATCCAGCTCGTCTGTCCGGGCTTCGTCGATACGCCGGCGACGAGGAAGAATGCCTTTCCGATGCCGGCTCTGGTATCGGTCGAGGAGGCCGCCCGGGAGATTGCCGCCGGGTTGAAATCGCAGGCTTTCGAGATCACGTTCCCGAAGCGCTTCACCACGATGCTGAAGCTCGCGCGCCTGCTCCCCTATGGCGCTTATTTCACGCTGGTGAACCGCGTGACCGGTTGGCGGGAGCGGCCGTCATTAGCGGGTCACCATCCGGTGACACCGCATGCGGCCGAATGA
- the sseA gene encoding 3-mercaptopyruvate sulfurtransferase — MSETKSRFVVSADWLQSELGKADLRVLDASFYLPAQKRDADAEYAAGHIPGAIRFDQDKIADHSTSLPHTVPSPDYFAAEVGRLGISENDRIVVYDGIGLFASPRVWWLFRVMGAKNVFVLDGGLDGWKAEGRPLETTAPNHAPATFTPNFDESRVVTLNTMRDVVSSGAMQIADARSAGRFAAAEPEPRVGMRSGHMPGARSLPSGVFASQGRFKSLPELKQTIEDAGIDLSKPVVTSCGSGITAAIITLALESLGHHDNKLYDGSWSEWGSRDDTPIVTGPPTPVKV, encoded by the coding sequence ATGAGTGAGACCAAGAGCCGTTTCGTCGTTTCGGCCGACTGGCTGCAGTCCGAACTCGGGAAAGCTGACCTGCGTGTGCTGGACGCCTCCTTCTATCTGCCGGCGCAGAAGCGCGATGCCGATGCCGAATATGCAGCCGGCCATATTCCCGGCGCCATCCGCTTCGATCAGGACAAGATCGCCGACCATTCGACGTCGCTGCCGCACACGGTCCCTTCGCCCGATTATTTCGCCGCCGAAGTCGGCCGGCTCGGCATCAGCGAGAATGATCGGATCGTTGTCTACGACGGTATCGGCCTGTTCGCCTCGCCGCGCGTCTGGTGGCTGTTCCGGGTAATGGGCGCGAAAAATGTCTTCGTGCTCGATGGCGGTCTCGACGGCTGGAAGGCCGAGGGTCGTCCGCTGGAAACCACGGCACCCAATCATGCGCCGGCGACCTTCACGCCGAATTTCGACGAAAGCCGCGTGGTGACGCTCAATACGATGCGCGACGTCGTCTCCAGCGGCGCGATGCAGATCGCCGATGCCCGCAGCGCCGGCCGCTTCGCCGCCGCCGAACCCGAACCGCGCGTCGGCATGCGCTCCGGCCATATGCCGGGCGCCCGCAGCCTGCCCTCCGGCGTCTTCGCCAGCCAGGGCCGTTTCAAATCGCTGCCCGAACTCAAGCAGACGATCGAGGATGCCGGCATCGATTTGTCCAAGCCTGTCGTCACCTCCTGCGGCTCGGGAATCACCGCCGCCATCATCACGCTGGCGCTGGAATCGCTCGGCCATCACGACAACAAGCTTTATGACGGCTCTTGGAGCGAATGGGGCAGCCGTGACGATACACCCATCGTCACCGGTCCGCCGACGCCGGTCAAAGTCTGA
- a CDS encoding alanyl-tRNA editing protein — MPVNALYRDDFYLSTCEAVVTAVHEDGGIELDQTCFYATSGGQPGDTGEFERADGSKIALGQTKHGPSKDVIIHVPLEGAPRPVVGETLVLHVDWPRRYRLMRMHTACHLLSVVCSYPITGAAVGEEESRVDFDMAETIDKDAVTAKLMELVEQNHPVTLQWITDEELVANPDIVKSKNVRPPIGLGRVSLVCIGENSSIDSQPCGGTHVSETQEVGRIHIAKIEKKGKENRRFRIRFGTPGDEA, encoded by the coding sequence ATGCCCGTCAATGCCCTTTATCGTGACGACTTCTATCTCTCGACGTGCGAGGCGGTCGTCACCGCCGTTCACGAAGACGGGGGCATCGAACTGGACCAGACCTGCTTCTATGCGACATCAGGCGGCCAGCCCGGCGACACCGGAGAGTTCGAGCGTGCCGACGGCAGCAAGATCGCGCTCGGCCAGACGAAACATGGTCCGAGCAAGGATGTCATCATCCATGTGCCGCTCGAAGGTGCGCCGCGGCCTGTCGTCGGCGAGACGCTGGTGCTGCATGTCGACTGGCCGCGCCGCTACAGGCTGATGCGCATGCACACGGCCTGCCATCTGCTTTCCGTCGTCTGCTCCTATCCGATCACCGGGGCCGCCGTCGGCGAGGAGGAAAGCCGCGTCGACTTCGACATGGCAGAGACGATCGACAAGGACGCGGTGACGGCCAAGCTGATGGAACTGGTCGAGCAGAACCATCCGGTCACTCTGCAATGGATCACCGACGAGGAGCTTGTGGCCAATCCCGATATCGTCAAATCGAAAAACGTCCGCCCGCCGATTGGGCTCGGGCGCGTCAGCCTCGTCTGCATCGGCGAGAACTCCTCGATTGACAGCCAACCCTGCGGCGGCACACATGTTTCCGAGACTCAGGAAGTCGGCCGGATCCATATCGCCAAAATCGAGAAGAAGGGCAAAGAGAACCGGCGCTTCCGCATCCGCTTCGGCACGCCCGGCGACGAAGCCTGA
- a CDS encoding SAM-dependent methyltransferase, whose amino-acid sequence MSKAQDWNLLARDAVTLTGENISRLVKGLPFKAKLALRGLLRMQHGSLAVTLPDGRRLLVEGKQPGPKAALSLNNWNLAYRALTSGTIGVAETYMDGDWDSPDIAAFLELFLVNGEAAHSYANGKGGLGRLFERLRHWMNTNTKTGSKRNISAHYDLGNDFYKEWLDPSMTYSSALYSTGANDLQSAQNAKYRALAEATGIEPGDHVLEIGCGWGGFAEFAASELNCKVTGLTISREQLAFAQERIHKAGLDDRVEFRFQDYRDEAGLYDRIVSIEMFEAVGEKYWPSYFSKLRQCLKPGGKAGLQIITIKDESFDQYRSNPDFIQKYVFPGGMLPTRNHLAELAGKVDLSLVKDFGFGLDYARTLAEWRERFWSVWERIRPMGFDERFKRLWEFYLFYCEAGFRARNIDVRQVVFSRR is encoded by the coding sequence ATGAGCAAGGCGCAGGACTGGAATCTACTGGCCCGCGACGCGGTGACGCTGACGGGGGAAAACATATCTCGCCTGGTGAAGGGTCTGCCCTTCAAGGCGAAGTTGGCGTTGCGCGGGCTTCTGCGGATGCAGCACGGCTCGCTTGCCGTTACTCTCCCCGACGGTCGCAGGCTGCTGGTGGAGGGCAAGCAGCCCGGGCCGAAGGCGGCGCTCAGCCTCAACAACTGGAATCTTGCCTATCGGGCGCTGACGAGCGGCACGATCGGGGTCGCCGAAACCTATATGGACGGCGATTGGGACAGCCCGGACATCGCCGCCTTCCTCGAACTCTTCCTCGTCAACGGCGAGGCCGCGCACAGTTATGCCAATGGCAAGGGCGGCCTTGGCCGCCTCTTTGAGCGCCTCCGCCATTGGATGAACACCAATACCAAGACGGGCTCGAAGCGCAACATTTCCGCCCATTACGATCTCGGTAACGATTTCTACAAGGAATGGCTCGATCCGAGCATGACCTATTCCTCAGCGCTCTATTCCACGGGCGCCAACGATCTTCAATCGGCCCAGAACGCCAAATACCGGGCGCTCGCCGAGGCAACCGGCATCGAGCCTGGCGATCACGTGCTGGAGATCGGTTGCGGTTGGGGCGGTTTTGCCGAATTTGCCGCAAGTGAGCTGAACTGCAAGGTGACCGGGCTGACGATCAGCCGCGAGCAGCTCGCCTTTGCCCAAGAACGTATCCACAAGGCCGGCCTCGACGACCGCGTGGAATTCCGCTTCCAGGATTACCGCGATGAAGCAGGGCTCTATGACCGGATCGTCTCCATCGAGATGTTCGAAGCGGTCGGCGAGAAATACTGGCCGTCCTATTTCTCCAAACTCAGGCAATGTCTGAAGCCGGGCGGCAAGGCTGGCCTGCAGATCATCACGATCAAGGATGAGTCCTTCGACCAATATCGCAGCAACCCCGACTTCATCCAGAAATACGTCTTTCCCGGCGGCATGCTGCCGACGCGCAACCATCTGGCCGAACTTGCCGGCAAGGTCGATCTGTCGCTGGTCAAGGATTTCGGCTTCGGGCTCGATTACGCCCGCACGCTTGCCGAATGGCGCGAGCGTTTCTGGTCGGTCTGGGAACGCATCCGCCCGATGGGCTTCGACGAGCGTTTCAAGCGGCTCTGGGAATTCTATCTGTTCTATTGCGAGGCCGGCTTTCGCGCCCGCAATATCGATGTGCGCCAGGTCGTGTTCTCGCGCCGTTGA
- a CDS encoding ChrR family anti-sigma-E factor produces the protein MTETDMVHEQIDTIDALMALYVAGSLPEPARVLVQSHLEMKPDNRSLVNSLELLAGEALEGVPEAAIADRDGRLAAIFSSASPVKAPQTTTRPENALFPQALRSLLGFEAEDVPWRRRLPGFREYSLDMDGCEVSLMWIRPGRALPAHTHKGVELILILDGAFKDERGRFGPGDISIADETVDHRPVAEKDRPCVAFAVSDGPVKLTGSFRQMIGDLIG, from the coding sequence GTGACCGAAACCGACATGGTTCACGAGCAGATCGACACGATCGATGCATTGATGGCGCTTTATGTCGCCGGCTCCTTGCCTGAGCCGGCGCGTGTGCTGGTGCAGTCTCATCTCGAAATGAAACCGGATAATCGCAGCCTGGTGAACAGCCTCGAGCTGCTGGCCGGGGAGGCCTTGGAAGGCGTGCCTGAAGCAGCCATTGCCGATCGCGACGGGCGGCTTGCGGCGATCTTTTCTTCTGCGTCTCCGGTCAAGGCGCCGCAGACGACCACGCGGCCGGAAAATGCGCTGTTTCCTCAAGCGTTGCGCTCTCTCTTGGGCTTCGAGGCCGAGGATGTGCCTTGGCGCCGGCGGTTGCCGGGCTTCAGGGAATATTCGCTCGACATGGACGGCTGCGAGGTCAGCCTGATGTGGATCCGGCCGGGCCGCGCCTTGCCGGCGCACACCCACAAAGGTGTGGAACTGATCCTCATTCTCGACGGCGCTTTCAAAGATGAACGCGGCCGTTTCGGTCCCGGCGACATCTCCATTGCCGACGAGACGGTCGACCACCGGCCGGTCGCCGAAAAGGACAGGCCTTGCGTCGCCTTTGCCGTCTCGGATGGACCGGTCAAGCTCACCGGATCCTTTCGTCAGATGATCGGCGACCTGATCGGCTGA